The DNA window AACCAGGTTTCGTTAGCATCCCAAATATTACTCAAACTGGTCATCAAGATACCACGGCGTTCTTCATTGGAAGCAGTCAGAGACAAAATTCCCACTCCCAAATCAAACCCATCCAGCATGACGTAGAGAAAGAGAAAAAGGGCTAAAATTCCAAACCAAACCTGTGGTAGAAAATAAGTTAGCGTCTCCATATCACCTCCTATTGCTGTGCTTCTACGGGACGCTCATCGGGAACAAATTGCCCTGGAGTTGTTTCTACTGCGGGTTTAGTTTCCATTCCCGGTATTGGCAAGTCTAATCTTGGCCCGATACGGATAATACGGCTACCAAAGTACAAGACAGCTATAAATAAAATTGTGTAGGTAGTTGCAAACCCAATTAAAGAAGTTAAGACATTAGTCGCAGGTACATTGGAGGCGGAATCAACTGTGCGGATCAGTCCGTAAACAGTCCACGGTTGTCGTCCTACACAGCGCACAATCCAGCCTGACTCGACAGCAATATATCCCAGGGGAGCAGCAAAAATCCAAGCACGCATCAACCAACGCTGCTGGGCAATGTTTTCTGGAGAAAGTTTGCCACGCAGCCATTGCAAAGTGCTGACAAGCATCAATCCTGCTAAAAAGAAGCCAATGGCAATCATCGTACGGAAGGAGTAGTAAATTAGACCAACAAGGTGCGGTCTATCCTGGGGTTGCCATTCCCTGAGTCCTTGTACAGGTTCAGAAAGATTTTTCTTAAATTCCAAAATGTATCCAAGGGCATTGGGAACCGTAATTTCCCAATCATTTTTTTCAGCTTTTTCATTTGGTAGAGCCACCAGGCTCCAATCTGCTGGTTGTCCTGCTGGGGTGCTTTCCCATTGTGCTTCCATTGCTGCCAGTTTTGAAGGCTGATAGTGATACACTTGCTCGCCGCTCAAATGTCCTACATATATCTGCAATGGAGCTACAGCGATCGCTGCTATTAAGGCAATCTTAAAAGCTTTAGAAAAGAAGGCGCTTTGACGATTGTTAAGGATATACCAGGCGCTAATCCCACCAACTACAAACAATGAAGTCTCTAGTGTACCCAAGAACATATGGGACACGCTCACCGCCATAAATGGATTGAGAATCGCTTGAAAGTAATCGTGGACAATAAACTTGCCGTTTACCATCTCTCCACCCGCAGGAGTTTGCATCCACGAATTTGCTGTCAAAATCCACAAAGTTGATAGATTGGCACCAGTAGCAACCAAGATGGTAGAGATAAAGTGAATGATCGGATGAACGCGCTCCCAGCCAAACACCATAATCCCTAAAAAAGCAGCTTCTAGCATAAATGCCCAAGAAGCCTCAAACCCAATAACACTGCCAAAAAAATTACCGACAGCCTCAGAAAAAGGAGCCCAGTTTGTCCCAAATTGAAACTCCATTGGGATACCAGTAGCTACACCAATACCGAAATTTAAGACATAAAGTTTTGACCAAAAACGAGCATGGTAATAGTAATCTGGATTGCGGGTTTTCAACCATATTCCCTCAACAATGGCGAGATAAATTGCCAAGCCTGTAGTTAGTACAGGCCAAAGAATGTGGAATATTGCTGTCAGTGCAAACTGCATCCGTGACAGCACTACAGTATCAGACAAAAATTCCATTAACGCTTCCCCCGATTGGTTCAACAACTAAGTGTCAGGATTGTCATCCACTACATAAGCAATGAATACTTGTACTAGTGATAAACCTTTACAAATTTTTAATGTATGACTGAATGTCGTCAAAGTCAGGGGGAAGCGATCGCCTTTTTCATCGCTCTTGTTTAATAATTCTCCGATCGTCAGCCTATTTTTAAATCAGACACCCATGTGATTTAATCACACTATTAAGGATAAAAATCTTTATCTCTTCTGCCTCCTGACTTGAAAGTTAGCTCACTCCTTCCTGTCAGACGTCCCTCTCCTTGCTAAAAAGAGGGGTAAGGGGTGAGTTTTTTCATGCCTGGCAGTGAAATTTTTTCATCAGGACTGCCTTATTTTCACGTCAAACCGAAAAGATATTCTTTCATGACGATAAATATCGCTACAGCAATCATAAAAAAACCAAAACCAGTTTTTAGTTGCTTGGACTGGGTAAATTTTGTCAAATAAGCACCAGTAATTGTGCCTACACTGGCAGCAATAGTAAAGTACATCATCAAGTTAAAATCAATGAACACGCGACCAAAGTAGCCAGCAAATCCTGTCACCGACTTTAAGGCAATAACTATTAATGATGTGCCTAAAGCTTCTTTAAATGGTACTTTACCTAGTAAGACTAACGCCGGAATAATCAAAAAACCGCCCCCAATACCAACAAATCCAGTCAGAATTCCTACCCCTAATCCTTCGACTGGTATTGCCAACCACTGATAGTTTTTGTGGCGATCGCTATTATCTAATTCGTTACTATTGTTGCGAATCATCAAAATAGCAGCTACTACCATCGCGATCGCAAAAGAAATTAGCTGAAATGTAGGAGAAATAATTGGCAGTGAGGCAATTCTGGCACCTATGTAAGCACCTAACATGGCAGTAGGAGAAAATAAGGCGGCAATTTTCAGATTTACATTACCTTGTTGCCAATGAGGAATAACACCAATTAAACTTACAGCACCGACAATAACTAAACTCATCGCTATCGCTGATTTTGGCGGTACACCTAGTATGTAAATTAAAAGTGGTACTGCCAAAACTGATCCGCCACTTCCAATTAATCCCAGGCTAATACCAATACAAATTGCCAGAACAATTCCTAAAATTAAGTCCATAGTTCTTACTTGGAATTAATATTGATAAGTAAGTCGGTGTTAATAATCATAATTAGTTTGTAGTAGTGCTAGTCTGCGAGAAGCTGCTACGGGTCTAGAGCGCTCAAGGGCTAGTACAAGCTAAATATAAAGATTTTGCTTTTCCCGTGCTAAAAAGTAATCAACTAATGATTTTTTATAGAAGTTAGTATCTTTTTCATACTTTCTGCGTAAAATGAGTGAACTGGAAATAATTTTAAGCACACCATCACCTCGCACTCGTGCCTCACTGTTAAGGGATTTACGTCAACTTGGATTGGCAGAGGGTATGACAGTAATGGTGCACTCTTCCCTCAGTTCACTTGGATGGGTTTGTGGTGGTGCTGTTACAGTGACTGAGGCGCTGATGGATGTCGTCACAACGACAGGAACTTTGGTAATGCCCACCCATTCTGCCAGTTATTCCGATCCGGCCAATTGGCAAGCACCACCAGTTCCAGCTGAGTGGTGGCCAATTATACGAGAAACGATGCCAGCTTTTGACCCCCAGGTAACTCCCACACGAGGCATGAGTGAGATTGTAGAAGTTTTCAGAACCTGGCCTGATGTGCTGCGGAGTTCTCATCCTGCGGTTTCATTTGCCGCTTGGGGGCAGCACGCTAAAGCCATGATCGCGGATCACTCTCTAAACGACTCTCTTGGAGAGGGTTCTCCTCTAGCTCGCCTCTACGACTTGAACGGTTGGGTGCTGTTATTGGGAGTTGGCTATGATAGTTCCACCTGCTTTCATCTCGCCGAGTACCGCATCAATAGAGCAAAACGAGTTACCAAGGGGGCTGCTATTTTGGAGGCAGGACAGAGAGTGTGGAAACTTTACACAGATATTGAGTTTGAAGACGACTGTTTTGTTGAGATGGGTACAGCTTTTGAACAAGCAGGTCACGTCAAAGTCTCGAAAGTTGGTTCTGCTACTGCCAGGCTATTTCCGGTTAGATCTGCTGTTGACTTTGCCAAGAATTGGTTGACAAATCAGACGACGGTTTCTCTTACGCCAGAAGAGGCATTTCCGTAAAATCGGCTGTGCCTGAGCACCTTTGTTCGTGTTGCGCTTTTTAACAAAAATCTAAAGAAACTCCTGTGAAAAATCAAGTTCGGTAAATTAATTTAGTAACTTAAAAAATAATAGAGTTACTATGCTTTTAATTTGCCAATATTAAGTAGTTAGAATATTTGCAAATTTTAAATTTTACTATTTTCAAGCTTAAAATTTGATTTGCTTCACTAATATTAATGTCAGCTCTACCAATTGATCGGGAAAGGGCAAGGCTAGCAGTGCTCCGTCAATATCAAATACTTGATACTGAACCCGAAGCAACTTTTGACAATCTTGTCCAGTTAGCAGTCCTCATTTGTGGCACCTCAATAGCTTGTATCAATTTTATTGATGAACATCGTCAATGGTTGAAAGCAAAGGTTGGTTGGAATTTTACAGAATTATCACGCGAGATTGGGATGTGCTCTGCTTGTATTCAGCAGCATGATGTTTTAATTGTTTCTGATACTTTGGCAGAGCCACAGTGGCGGAAAAACTCAATCGTGGCTTCTCCTTTTAATGTGCGATTTTACGCTGGTGTACCCCTGTTCGCGCCAGAGGGGCAAGCGATCGCTACTCTTTGTGTTATGGATCGAGAACCGCGACAATTGAATCCACAACAGGTGAGTGCATTGCAAGCTTTAGGACGGCAAGTGATGACACAACTGGAAATGCGGCGAGATGTAATTTCGCTGCAACAAGTCGAGGAACAACATCAGCTTGCAGAAGCAAGATTGCGACACTTACTGAGCGCTAGCCCTGCGGTTATATATTCTTGCCAACCGAGTGGAGATTTTTCTGCTACCTTTATTAGTGATAATGTTAGCTCTATTTTGGGCTATAATCACCGTGAATTTACTGAAAATACTAGCTTTTGGGTAGAGCATATCCATCCTGAAGATGCTGCCAGTGTACTTGCAAACTTAGCTACTTTGTTTGAGCAGGGACATCACACCCATGAATATCGTTTTCAGCACCAAGATGGCAGTTATCGCTGGGTTCGGGATGAAATGACTTTAGTCCGAGACAGTTTTGGCGAGCCTTTAGAAATCGTTGGTTACTGGATTAATATTAGTGATCGCAAGCAGACAGAGCAAGCACTACAAGCTAGCGAAGCAAGATTGCGACTGGCAATGGAAGTAGCTGGAATGGGAACTTGGGACTGGAATCTACTGACGCAAAGGTTGAGTTGGTCTGCTAACCTAGAACAGCTATTTGAAATGGAGGTGGGGAGCTTTGACGGGCGCTCTGAAACTTTCATCAAGTTGTTACATCCACAAGACAGAGACAGAGTTTTGGATGCGATCATCCGCGCGATCGAGGAAAAAGAAGATTCTTACCTTGACTTAGAATTTCGCTTTGTCTTACCTAACGGTAAAATTCGTTGGGCTGCGACAAAAGGTCATGTGATCTGCGATACTACAGGTAAACCGATCCAAATTGCAGGCATAGATTTAGATATTACGAAGCCCAAGCAAGCAGAACTAGCTTTGCGCGAGAGTGAACGCCGATATGCCACTCTTGCCCAAGCCGTGCCTGTGGGAATTTTCCGTACCGATGCCCAAGGAAGTTTTGTTTATGTTAACGAACGCTGGCGTGAAATTACCGGACTCTCCTTCCAAGATGCACTAGGAGAAGACTGGATACTAGCTTTACATCCAGATGACCAAGAGCGTGTTGCAAGTGGATGGTATCAATGGGTAAATACAGTTAGTTTGGATGCAACGTGTCTATTGCCATTTCAATCGGAATATCGGTTTCAACGTGATGATGGAGCCGTATTTTGGGTATTTGGACAGGCAGTGGCGGAAAGAGAAAATGGTTGTAAAATTACTGGCTTTGTTGGCACAATTACTGATATTACCGAGCGCAAGCAAGCAGAGGCAGGCTTGCTCAAAAGTGAAGAACGATTGCAGTTAGTAATTGATGCTATCAATGATGCAATTTGGGATTGGGATATTGTTTATAACAATTGCTTTTGCTCAAAACGGTTTTATCAATTCCTGGGTTTGCCACCAAAAGAAGAACAAAGGCATTTCTATGAGTTTTTCTATCAACTAGTACATCTCCAAGATCGAGAGCGATTTGCAGAACTGCTTTATCAACATCTGGAGCTCAACCAACCCTGTCAAATGGAAGTACGGTTGCGTCAGATTAATGGTAGCTACAACTGGTTCCTAATTAGAGGCAAGGCAATTCGGGATGCTAGGGGGCATCCGCTACGGATGTTAGGAGCGCTCAGTGATATTTCCGAACGTAAACGAGCCGAAGAGGAATTAAGACACCAAAATCAGCGATCGCAACTTTTAGCTGAAATCACCCTTAAAATTCGCCAATCTTTACGAACTGAGGAAATCCTTCAAACTACAGTTACAGAAATCCAAAAACTACTTAATTCTGATCGAGTATTAATTTTTCAATTGGGGCGTGATGGTTGGGGAACAGTTGTGCAAGAAGCTGTGGTACCTGATTGTAGCTCCATTTTGGCGCAAAAGCTTGTAGAGCAATGTTTTTACGAAGATTACCAAGAAGCTTATCGTCAAGGAAGAATTCATGTCGTCCCCAATATTGCCACAGCAAACCTTCATCCTTGTCATAGAGAATTTTTGGAGAATTTAAGTGTAAAAGCACACATAGTTGTACCAATTATTGTTAGAGATACACTTTGGGGCTTACTGATTGCTCAACAGTGTGTAGAGCCGAGAGATTGGAATAGATTTGAAATTGATTTATTGCAACAATTAGCAAACCAAATTGGAATTGCCTTATCTCAAGCACAACTGTTGGAACAAGAAGTGCGCCAACGAGAAGAATTGGCTCGCTCCAACACAGAATTAGAACAGTTTGCTTATGTAGCTTCCCACGATTTGCAAGAACCACTGCGGATGGTGACGAGTTATCTACAACTGCTGGAGAGAAAATACAAAAGCAAACTTGATTCCAAAGCAGATGAATTTATTGCTTATGCAGTAGATGGTGCAAGTCGGATGCAAATCCTGATTAATGACTTGTTACGCTTCTCTCGCATTAGTACCCGCGCCCAACCCTTTGAGACTATTAATTGCAATCTGATTTTAGAGCAAGCGATCGCTAACCTGAAAGTTGCCATTGCCGAAAGCGGTGCAATTATCACCCATACAGAAGCCTTGCCCCAAGTCATCGCCGATGCCACACAACTTACCCAGCTATTTCAAAACTTGATTAATAACGCCATCAAGTTCAAGAGCGAACTGACACCACAAATTGAAATTGGGGTAACTAGGGTAGAAGGCAGAGGGCAGGAGGTAGAAGATAGAGGGCAGGAGGCAGTTGCTATGAAACAAGTTTCATCACCAAAGATGAAAGAGGTTTTTTCTCCTACACCCCTAAACCCTTATACCCCTATACCCTCTCCCCCACTCCCCCACTCATCCTCTTCACTCCCAGAATGGCTCTTTTGGGTGCGCGATAATGGTATTGGGATTGAAGCTCAGTATCGCGATCGCATTTTTGTCATTTTTCAGCGTTTGCACGCTAGAGGCAAATATCCCGGTACCGGCATTGGCTTGGCAATTTGTAAGAAAATTGTCGAACGTCATGGTGGGCGCATCTGGGTAGAGTCAGAAGTAGGGCAAGGTGCCACCTTCTACTTCACAATTCCGGATAGGATAGGTACGACATCGTGAATACTCCAACAGACATCATGCCTATTGAGGTTTTGTTAGTAGAAGACAATCCTGGTGATGTAGAATTAACCAAAATAGCTCTAGAAGATAGCAAAATTTCTGTCAACTTGAGTGTGGTTGAGGATGGTGTAGAAGCGATCGCGTTTCTGCGCAAAGAAGATAAATATGCTGATGTACCCCACCCTGATATTGTCTTACTCGACTTAAATTTGCCCAAAAAAGATGGTAGAGAAGTACTAGCAGAAATCAAGGCAGATGAAACTCTCAAGCGAATACCTGTAGTAGTTTTAACAACTTCTCAGGCTGAAGAAGATGTTTTAAAAGTCTACAGCCTCGCAGCTAACTGCTACATCACCAAGCCTGTAGACTTCGACCAATTCGTTAAAATCGTACAATCCATAGAAAGCTTTTGGTTTACTATTGTCAAACTGCCATCGGAGTGAAGAGTAGGGACTAGGGACTAGGGTATTAATAAGCTACTAACTACTAACCACTATCCATTGACAAATGACCAATGACTAATAACTAATGACTAAAATGGCAGAACAACCGCTCAAAATTTTGTTGGTTGAAGACAATCCCGCTGATATCCGTCTGTTGCAGGAATTTTTGTGGGAAGTCACTTCTGCGCAGTTTCAATTAATATCAGTTGAAAAACTTGATGAGGCATTAGAGATTCTCAAGCAAAAAAGCTTTGATGTGATTCTGTTGGATCTCTCACTACCAGATAGCCAAGGGTTGGAAACATTTCTCAAAATTCATCTGCAAGTACCAGCGATTCCAATTATTGTCCTGACAGGCTTAGATGATGAAAATTTAGCTACAAGGGCGATGCAAGAAGGAGCGCAGGATTATTTAATCAAAGGACAAGTAAATGGAGACTTGTTGGTGCGCTGTATGCGTTATGCTATTGAGCGACAACGGATAGAAGAAGCACTGCGGCAAAGTGAGGAGAGATTTCGGGTAGCATTAAAAAACTCTCCGATCATTGTTTCTACTCAAGACAAGGAACTCTGTTATACGTGGGTTTATAATACCTCACCAGGTGTTGTAGATGAGGGAATTATCGGTAAACGGGACTTAGATTTGATTGCTCCCGATCAAGTGCAACGTCTGTTAGAAATTAAACAACGTGTACTTTCTACTGGAGTCGGCACTAGAGAAGAAGTATTTATTACTACAGCGCAAGGAACTCGATATTACGATTTAACTGTAGAGCCGTTGCGCAAT is part of the Chlorogloeopsis sp. ULAP01 genome and encodes:
- a CDS encoding cytochrome ubiquinol oxidase subunit I, with translation MEFLSDTVVLSRMQFALTAIFHILWPVLTTGLAIYLAIVEGIWLKTRNPDYYYHARFWSKLYVLNFGIGVATGIPMEFQFGTNWAPFSEAVGNFFGSVIGFEASWAFMLEAAFLGIMVFGWERVHPIIHFISTILVATGANLSTLWILTANSWMQTPAGGEMVNGKFIVHDYFQAILNPFMAVSVSHMFLGTLETSLFVVGGISAWYILNNRQSAFFSKAFKIALIAAIAVAPLQIYVGHLSGEQVYHYQPSKLAAMEAQWESTPAGQPADWSLVALPNEKAEKNDWEITVPNALGYILEFKKNLSEPVQGLREWQPQDRPHLVGLIYYSFRTMIAIGFFLAGLMLVSTLQWLRGKLSPENIAQQRWLMRAWIFAAPLGYIAVESGWIVRCVGRQPWTVYGLIRTVDSASNVPATNVLTSLIGFATTYTILFIAVLYFGSRIIRIGPRLDLPIPGMETKPAVETTPGQFVPDERPVEAQQ
- a CDS encoding sulfite exporter TauE/SafE family protein; this translates as MDLILGIVLAICIGISLGLIGSGGSVLAVPLLIYILGVPPKSAIAMSLVIVGAVSLIGVIPHWQQGNVNLKIAALFSPTAMLGAYIGARIASLPIISPTFQLISFAIAMVVAAILMIRNNSNELDNSDRHKNYQWLAIPVEGLGVGILTGFVGIGGGFLIIPALVLLGKVPFKEALGTSLIVIALKSVTGFAGYFGRVFIDFNLMMYFTIAASVGTITGAYLTKFTQSKQLKTGFGFFMIAVAIFIVMKEYLFGLT
- a CDS encoding AAC(3) family N-acetyltransferase translates to MSELEIILSTPSPRTRASLLRDLRQLGLAEGMTVMVHSSLSSLGWVCGGAVTVTEALMDVVTTTGTLVMPTHSASYSDPANWQAPPVPAEWWPIIRETMPAFDPQVTPTRGMSEIVEVFRTWPDVLRSSHPAVSFAAWGQHAKAMIADHSLNDSLGEGSPLARLYDLNGWVLLLGVGYDSSTCFHLAEYRINRAKRVTKGAAILEAGQRVWKLYTDIEFEDDCFVEMGTAFEQAGHVKVSKVGSATARLFPVRSAVDFAKNWLTNQTTVSLTPEEAFP
- a CDS encoding PAS domain-containing protein produces the protein MSALPIDRERARLAVLRQYQILDTEPEATFDNLVQLAVLICGTSIACINFIDEHRQWLKAKVGWNFTELSREIGMCSACIQQHDVLIVSDTLAEPQWRKNSIVASPFNVRFYAGVPLFAPEGQAIATLCVMDREPRQLNPQQVSALQALGRQVMTQLEMRRDVISLQQVEEQHQLAEARLRHLLSASPAVIYSCQPSGDFSATFISDNVSSILGYNHREFTENTSFWVEHIHPEDAASVLANLATLFEQGHHTHEYRFQHQDGSYRWVRDEMTLVRDSFGEPLEIVGYWINISDRKQTEQALQASEARLRLAMEVAGMGTWDWNLLTQRLSWSANLEQLFEMEVGSFDGRSETFIKLLHPQDRDRVLDAIIRAIEEKEDSYLDLEFRFVLPNGKIRWAATKGHVICDTTGKPIQIAGIDLDITKPKQAELALRESERRYATLAQAVPVGIFRTDAQGSFVYVNERWREITGLSFQDALGEDWILALHPDDQERVASGWYQWVNTVSLDATCLLPFQSEYRFQRDDGAVFWVFGQAVAERENGCKITGFVGTITDITERKQAEAGLLKSEERLQLVIDAINDAIWDWDIVYNNCFCSKRFYQFLGLPPKEEQRHFYEFFYQLVHLQDRERFAELLYQHLELNQPCQMEVRLRQINGSYNWFLIRGKAIRDARGHPLRMLGALSDISERKRAEEELRHQNQRSQLLAEITLKIRQSLRTEEILQTTVTEIQKLLNSDRVLIFQLGRDGWGTVVQEAVVPDCSSILAQKLVEQCFYEDYQEAYRQGRIHVVPNIATANLHPCHREFLENLSVKAHIVVPIIVRDTLWGLLIAQQCVEPRDWNRFEIDLLQQLANQIGIALSQAQLLEQEVRQREELARSNTELEQFAYVASHDLQEPLRMVTSYLQLLERKYKSKLDSKADEFIAYAVDGASRMQILINDLLRFSRISTRAQPFETINCNLILEQAIANLKVAIAESGAIITHTEALPQVIADATQLTQLFQNLINNAIKFKSELTPQIEIGVTRVEGRGQEVEDRGQEAVAMKQVSSPKMKEVFSPTPLNPYTPIPSPPLPHSSSSLPEWLFWVRDNGIGIEAQYRDRIFVIFQRLHARGKYPGTGIGLAICKKIVERHGGRIWVESEVGQGATFYFTIPDRIGTTS
- a CDS encoding response regulator; protein product: MNTPTDIMPIEVLLVEDNPGDVELTKIALEDSKISVNLSVVEDGVEAIAFLRKEDKYADVPHPDIVLLDLNLPKKDGREVLAEIKADETLKRIPVVVLTTSQAEEDVLKVYSLAANCYITKPVDFDQFVKIVQSIESFWFTIVKLPSE